GTACCCTTTTTAGCTTACACAGCCTCGACCAActctgctgtggtggtcgCAGAGGACGGCACGACAACGCCACGAGTACAACTTCCTTTCCCAGCCATCGATCTTGCGTGGTGTCCCTTCAAGAAGGGCACCGAGAATGCGGCCTACGCGACAGCGTGCCACAGTCAGCCGATCCAAATATGGGACCTTGAAGACGCCGAGCTGCGCGCCTCGTACGCTGCTACCAATGACAGCGGTTGCCACACTCACGCGCATGCACTGTGCTGGTTCAAGGCGCCCACCCACCAGCACTGGATCGCTGGCGGCTACGGCGGCTATGAGGACGCCACTcaggtgcgtgtgttcgACATCATGGCTGAGGGCAGTCAGCCCATCTGGACTTACGGTGACAGGCGTAGTAAAGGGATGGTGTCTGCCATGCAGGACTGCCGGTGGCAGGgcacagcaccgctgctggccgTGGGGAACTACAATGCGCCCTCAGTTCATCTCATCGACTGTCGTAAGCGATGCCCAGCGGCCCAGTTACATGGACTTAAGCGGGGCGTGCGGGTGATACGAAGCGGGATGGAAGGCGTCGACCCATACTGTGTCTACGCAGGAGGAAGTCAAGGAGACAGTCGTATTGCATGCTGGGATGTACGCAAGCCATGCGTGCCGCTCTTCACATTATGTAGGCCCATCCATACGCAGCAAGTCTTCGAGTTCGACCTACTGTCTTTGAGCCCTGCAGCTGTGTCTGCTGCCAGCGCAGCTGGTTGTTCGCGTGGCCTTGTGTCAACGTGCTCTACAGGAGGGGTTCTGTTGTACAGGTGGAGGGCCGGAGAGGTACCCGTTGAGGGGGCAGAGGTGACCATTGGCGCCTCTGTGGGTCCAACAAGTGGCCTGGCAATCGTGGGGCCTGACACAGTCGTTGTGAGCACCGGCACCCGCAAGTACGACATTTGCAGCGTAGTACCCAAGGCGAAACCCGGCAACTTGGCCCAGCGGTCGCCATGCCGTGACAACGAATATGACGAAGGTAATAGTCCGCCACGCGTTCTGTGCCATAGGCGCCAACGCTCACCGATGCAAGACGACTCGGACGAGGAATCGAGCACTGCAGAGCGAGAGCTTttcagcggcagcgaagcTACAAACATTGCCGTTCTCTCGCTTGCGCAACCACCTACATGGGGCTAAGTGATCAATCCCTCACTTTCCGTGCTACCCTTCCCTGTACCGCACTTTACACCACACAAGGAGATTGGCTATCCACtaagggaagagggaagtgGTCTAGCTGACGTCCGCTACAACCAGGTCCGCCTCACCGCCAACTAAGATGCATGGGGCCACTTCCTGCCTTGTTTCTAAGAAAGGCTCACATACCTAGAAAACATACCACCCTGGACAGCACAAGCACCCCTCACCTGTCGAGTCCGCATTATAGCGCCTCCCCCGCCTTAGTCCTCCACGATAGCACTCAGTACAGGCACAGTCGTAATAATAACCTCCAACTCAGCTGCCCATCGTCCCTTACCATCTCCAGCTCACCCTCACCCACCTccatttttctctccttcgaGAAGAACAAAGGGTACCTCAAGAAGCGCTGTGTTCTTTACTGTTGTCCTGAGCTTTCCTTTTTGCCCTCTTGCTCTAACTtcttcactctctctttgcgcGTCCTTCGTTGTCCTCTTTGCTTGTATaactccctctcccccacatACACATGGACAGGACACTCCGCGCCTccatcccctcctctctcgagcatcccccctcccgcagTGACGCTGGGTgtaccccctctccccttgacccccctcctcgtttcccccctcccccggctgcgctgtcgcctcTCACCCCGTTTCCCCATCGGTGCATTACGCAGAGCCATTCGTGTAGCGCGTCCCGCCCCCCGCACGCACCCGCCCATTCGCCCCTTCGGCTtgcccgtgtgcgtgtgtgcaccaGCTGCTCTGCCCAGCCGAAGCCCGCCACCTGCTGACGCGCGCATCTGTCCACGGAGAGGGCTGCTGTGAAGTGCGCGTTCCACCATGCGCAGTGCGGTCACTTGCATCAAGAGCCCGGGTGCGGCTCTCTGCACGGACACTGCCACCTGCCGCACCATCACGTTGAGCTGGCCCGAGTCGCTGAACGCCATGTCCCTGCCGATGGTGCAGGACCTGCATCGCCTGTACATCACGGAGCCGCATCCCAACAAGGATGCCGTGTACGTTGTGCGCGGTGAcgggcggcgcagcttctgTGCTGGCGGCGACCTGAAGGCCCTCACGGGGCCCGACCAAGGCACGCACAACCCGCTGTTCTACCGCCTGGAGTACGAGGTGGACTCGCACATTGCGACGATGCGGCGCACGCAGGTGGCGATGTGGGCGGGGCACGTGCTGGGgagcggcgtcggcgtgtCGGTGCACAGCCGCTACCGCGTTGCGTGCGAGACGACGCGGTTCGCGATGCCGGAGACGCAGATCGGCGGCGCGAACGACGTTGCGACGAGCTGGGTGTTCTCGTCGCTGCCTGTGCGCGGGCTTGGCGCGTACCTCGCGATCACGGGCAACGCGCTGCACGGCGCGGACGTGTTCCACGCGGGCCTGGCGACCCACTACATCCCTGTGGAGAAGTTCGACGCTGTGGAGGCTGCCctggctgcgctgccgtcgtcggAGGGCGTTGCGGCGTGCCTGCGCGGGTTCAGCGCGGACGTCGCTGTGCCGCCGTTCACGCTAGCGGAGAGCGCGCCTGTGCTGGCGAAGGTGTTCGGCGCGATCACCGCCTCGACGCGCGTGCGGGACATCATGGACGCGCTGCGCGCGGACGGCGGCGCGTTTGCTGCGAGCGCgctggcggtgatggagcgCAACTCGCCGCTGGGCATGACGCTTGCGCTGGAGAACAtgaagcggcagcacacgGCCGGGTGCACCAGCGTGATGGACAGCTTCCGTGGCGACTATGCGGCGATCCAGTCGTCCATCTTTGTGGCCGAGCTGGCGAAGGGCGTGGAGGCGCTGTTCGTCACGAAGGAGAAGCGTCCGCAGTGGAAGGTAGGGTCCGTGGACGAAATCAATGTGGAGCTTGTGCGGAAGCAGTTCGAGCTCACGGAGGGCAGTCTGACCTTATAGAAGAGACGTGTGTCGGACGTTTACGCGATGATGTGGGCCTCGGCGTTTCTTCACCACCAACGCACGATCAGTGCATTTCTGCTGCATTATGCGTCTACACTCGTTGACCACTGCCACGTGCACTGTGGGTGTGCAGAATGTTAAGGATGGTCTGATTTACGAGGGCCTGCGGCCGGTTGCGCGGATGCGTTCGTGTCCGGCCTCGCGGATGCGGGGTTGCCGTTGTGGGAACTGGCGCGCCTTTTGCAGTCTTATTTTTTATCTTCGTGTGTCTCAGACATACGCCTGGGCAGTATACGTTGGCTGCAATCGCTTCCGAATAGGGTCCTTGGGGGCAAGGCGCCATGGAGCGGATCGTGCTGATCTCGTTGGCGCGATGCTGCGTCGTCTCcttcgcgctgccgctcactTTTGCATCCActtccccacctctcctcccccccccctgtgcgCTTTACTTCTGCTCCGAATGCCCTTGCCCCGATACTCTGTGAAGGGTCAtgtgcgcagcggctggagggcaggagagggcaagtgggaggggaggcgggtGAGGTCGGTGTGGCGTGTGGTGCGGGGTGCTGAGCGCCCAGGGCTCCTTTTTTGTTCTCACTTTTATTTTTGTGCCTGCggttctctctttttcccgGTCGTGTATTCCTCCGTTATCGTCCTCCCCGTCAGACGCCgcctttgccttctttttAGTGTCTGTGAAGGCAGCTACAGGCATCAGCATGCGTATATCTacgcgcacatacacgcgcgcacgcattCATGGATCCGCACGACTGTTGGCGTGCAGGCCTGCGACGCTCTTCTTATTTCCCTTCCACTTATCCACACTTCTCTTGTCTTCttgacccccctcccctgtccCCCTGTTGTCTGCATTCTgggctctcctctcccccttttacttcctccctctcgctctcttgctcctgcagcgccgagTTCCCACTGTTGTGGTGCGACTGGGTGAGTCGCATCTGCTCATCGGGCTCGGCAAATGGCgtcctcgcctctccctgGCTCTTCCCATCTCGCCATCCAATGGCAGCCCCatcgccaccccctcctctccgcacTCTTCCCCGAGACCGtagcgaggggggggggtaatgAAGGGCGAAGCGAGCGAATGCGCACGCGACAAGGATGAGGAAGTGGTGGGCCGGCCACGGGGAGTGCAGGGTGTCGCCGCGCACTCTCCGCATCTGTTTAGCGTTCTTTCCTTTCCAATCACCattgcctctttttctcgctcgTAGTGTATGCGGTGAGACAGGCCTGGTATGGGTCtgccttcccccttccccacttTCCCATACCCCCCTTCCTCGAGCGTCTCCGCACATCCAGACCCACGCTCACGTCTGCAGCCCTGTCCATGCCGTTGCGGATGTCGAACGCGGTTATGAAGGCGTACGCGCATGCACGGTTGTGTattctccccctccccccctttaCCCCTTCccttgctctctccctctgtgcgTGAGCTCAAGGGCTGATGGGGGAGTCATGGAGGAGTTCGATGGCGTCAaggggacgaggaggcggtagggagggggagcagggggaggggaaggcaGCCCAATATGATTCGGCCACTGCGCACTAGGGATAAGGGGGGCCAATACCCACTAGTGGATGTCTGCACCCACGGACCAGCACAGGCATaaatacacgcacgcacgcatgtCCGTGTGAATGCCCGTGTATGTCTGCGCTTCTCCCTTGGAGCTCTTCTGTGTTGCTCCTTatcgtcccctccccctttgcctCCCGGCCTTTCTAGCGTTTTGActtgtccccccctccccctgcgtGTTTCCTACTCTTGAGCCGCTTCTGTTCTTGTGCTTTCACCTCCACCATCAGTGACACCGccacctctttccttctctcctttctcctctcccccgaCTTCTCTCTTGCTAACTTCCGTTTTTCCTGCTCGTGTGCCCAATTCTacgcgtctgtgtgcgtgtgctcatCTCCATGTGCTCAACTCTTTGACCACTCTTGCTTGTCTCGTGTGCCGAAAAGGGCTAAGGTGGCGAGGAAAGCaagtcccccctccccccagcgCCTCGCCTTACCCTGCCACAAagtcgctgccaccgccgcgcctgCCCTCCTCGTTTTCCTGGACAAGCTTTGTCATTCCCCTCTTTCATCATTTATACccgccccccttttctgaTCTTTTGCTGTTCATTCTCTGGTGAGTGGGATTGCGCAACCCAACCCCCACAGTTTCCGCTTCCACCCACTCACGGCCCGTTTCTCTTTTACCCTCTGCACCATGGAAAGCGATTCcagctgtgtgtgtgtgtgtgcggggtATTGTGCGACATGGGCAGGGCGCAACAAGTCCGCCTTGCCGATCACTCGCCTATTTGCTGCCCATCCCACGCGATACAACCGACAACTAAAGGCCGCGACACCTGTGCTTCTGTCTCTCGCCCCGTGCGTAGGTGCGCGCCGTGCCCGGGATGAGCCTtcactcccccccttccctccctccccccagtCAGCGCGACGCTGCTTTTGTGCTCACCACCGTTCGAGCCGGAAGTGTGGGCCACGCTGGAGGATAGGGAGATGATCATGTGTGCTGGCATGGCTGGTCGGACACGGTTAtgccgctctctttcttggGGCGTCTCTTTtggctgtgccgctgcctttcttctttggCATGCGTGCCCACCATGCGGACTTCCTTGTCTCTACTGACTGCGAGGTCGAGTGCCCTTCCAACCCACCTGCAATCCCCCCATAGATGATCACCTCTGTCTAGCCCCCGAccaccgccctctctctttgcgcgTCCTTCGTTGTCCTCTTTGCTTGTATaactccctctcccccacatACACATGGACAGGACACTCCGCGCCTccatcccctcctctctcgagcatcccccctcccgcagTGACGCTGGGTgtaccccctctccccttgacccccctcctcgtttccccctcccccggctgcgctgtcgcctcTCACCCCGTTTCCCCATCGGTGCATTACGCAGAGCCATTCGTGTAGCGCGTCCCGCCCCCCGCACGCACCCGCCCATTCGCCCCTTCGGCTtgcccgtgtgcgtgtgtgcaccaGCTGCTCTGCCCAGCCGAAGCCCGCCACCTGCTGACGCGCGCATCTGTCCACGGAGAGGGCTGCTGTGAAGTGCGCGTTCCACCATGCGCAGTGCGGTTACTTGCATCAAGAGCCCGGGTGCGGCTCTCTGCACGGACACTGCCACCTGCCGCACCATCACGTTGAGCTGGCCCGAGTCGCTGAACGCCATGTCCCTGCCGATGGTGCAGGACCTGCATCGCCTGTACATCACGGAGCCGCATCCCAACAAGGATGCCGTGTACGTTGTGCGCGGTGAcgggcggcgcagcttctgTGCTGGCGGCGACCTGAAGGCCCTCACGGGGCCCGACCAAGGCACGCACAACCCGCTGTTCTACCGCCTGGAGTACGAGGTGGACTCGCACATTGCGACGATGCGGCGCACGCAGGTGGCGATGTGGGCGGGGCACGTGCTGGgagcggcgtcggcgtgtCGGTGCACAGCCGCTACCCGCGTTGCGTGCGAGACGACGCGGTTCGCGATGCCGGAGACGCAGATCGGCGGCGCGAACGACGTTGCGACGAGCTGGGTGTTCTCGTCGCTGCCTGTGCGCGGGCTTGGCGCGTACCTCGCGATCACGGGCAACGCGCTGCACGGCGCGGACGTGTTCCACGCGGGCCTGGCGACCCACTACATCCCTGTGGAGAAGTTCGACGCTGTGGAGGCTGCCctggctgcgctgccgtcgtcggAGGGCGTTGCGGCGTGCCTGCGCGGGTTCAGCGCGGACGTCGCTGTGCCGCCGTTCACGCTAGCGGAGAGCGCGCCTGTGCTGGCGAAGGTGTTCGGCGCGATCACCGCCTCGACGCGCGTGCGGGACATCATGGACGCGCTGCGCGCGGACGGCGGCGCGTTTGCTGCGAGCGCgctggcggtgatggagcgCAACTCGCCGCTGGGCATGACGCTTGCGCTGGAGAACAtgaagcggcagcacacgGCCGGGTGCACCAGCGTGATGGACAGCTTCCGTG
The nucleotide sequence above comes from Leishmania braziliensis MHOM/BR/75/M2904 complete genome, chromosome 32. Encoded proteins:
- a CDS encoding 3-hydroxyisobutyryl-coenzyme a hydrolase-like protein — protein: MRSAVTCIKSPGAALCTDTATCRTITLSWPESLNAMSLPMVQDLHRLYITEPHPNKDAVYVVRGDGRRSFCAGGDLKALTGPDQGTHNPLFYRLEYEVDSHIATMRRTQVAMWAGHVLGSGVGVSVHSRYRVACETTRFAMPETQIGGANDVATSWVFSSLPVRGLGAYLAITGNALHGADVFHAGLATHYIPVEKFDAVEAALAALPSSEGVAACLRGFSADVAVPPFTLAESAPVLAKVFGAITASTRVRDIMDALRADGGAFAASALAVMERNSPLGMTLALENMKRQHTAGCTSVMDSFRGDYAAIQSSIFVAELAKGVEALFVTKEKRPQWKVGSVDEINVELVRKQFELTEGSLTL
- a CDS encoding 3-hydroxyisobutyryl-coenzyme a hydrolase-like protein, encoding MRSAVTCIKSPGAALCTDTATCRTITLSWPESLNAMSLPMVQDLHRLYITEPHPNKDAVYVVRGDGRRSFCAGGDLKALTGPDQGTHNPLFYRLEYEVDSHIATMRRTQVAMWAGHVLGAASACRCTAATRVACETTRFAMPETQIGGANDVATSWVFSSLPVRGLGAYLAITGNALHGADVFHAGLATHYIPVEKFDAVEAALAALPSSEGVAACLRGFSADVAVPPFTLAESAPVLAKVFGAITASTRVRDIMDALRADGGAFAASALAVMERNSPLGMTLALENMKRQHTAGCTSVMDSFRGDYAAIQSSIFVAELAKGVEALFVTKEKRPQWKVGSVDEINVELVRKQFELVEGFPPLGNGK